Proteins from one Haloarchaeobius litoreus genomic window:
- a CDS encoding MATE family efflux transporter has protein sequence MFRLAWPIVALQLLQVTYNIADTFWLGQFDTDALAAISLAFPLIFLLISLAGGFTAAGSILVAQYTGADSDTSAGRVAGQTLSFVSVLAIGLGIVGYVLTEDMLAVLPSQQETKEAVIPLAADYMEVFFLGIVFMFGFFVFSALMRGYGDTKTPMRVMLASVAVNVVIDPILIFGVGPIPQLGIQGAAIATVASRGLGSILGVYILFWTDAGPDVQLSHLKPDLGVIKDIVRLGVPTALEQSASAFAMVTLTAMIVLFAPPVVAAYGLGNRIASLIFLPAMGLGRATNTMVGQNLGAGNAERAERAVHLAAAAAAGILLVVAVVVYAFPDPLAEAFVNENIENAQATIDFSSEYIRIRAFEFAFIGLLQVVLGAYRGAGNTKTALAFSLVALWIGRVATVGVLAFDPIPLVGTIPFTTFTGYGLGPRGFWIGMALGNIVGGIAAALWFTRGTWKDAYIDEAPRGAPAGGEE, from the coding sequence ATGTTCCGGCTCGCCTGGCCCATCGTCGCCCTCCAGCTCCTCCAGGTCACGTACAACATCGCGGACACGTTCTGGCTCGGTCAGTTCGACACCGACGCGCTGGCCGCCATCAGCCTCGCCTTCCCCCTCATCTTCCTGCTCATCTCGCTCGCCGGCGGCTTCACCGCCGCGGGCAGCATCCTCGTCGCCCAGTACACCGGGGCCGACAGCGACACCTCCGCCGGCCGCGTCGCCGGCCAGACCCTCTCGTTCGTCTCCGTGCTCGCCATCGGGCTCGGCATCGTCGGCTACGTCCTCACCGAGGACATGCTCGCCGTCCTGCCCAGCCAGCAGGAAACCAAGGAGGCCGTCATCCCGCTCGCCGCCGACTACATGGAGGTGTTCTTCCTCGGCATCGTCTTCATGTTCGGCTTCTTCGTCTTCTCGGCGCTCATGCGGGGCTACGGCGACACCAAGACCCCGATGCGGGTCATGCTCGCCAGCGTCGCCGTCAACGTCGTCATCGACCCCATCCTCATCTTCGGCGTCGGCCCGATCCCCCAGCTCGGCATCCAGGGCGCGGCCATCGCCACCGTCGCCTCCCGCGGGCTCGGCTCCATCCTCGGCGTCTACATCCTCTTCTGGACCGACGCCGGCCCCGACGTCCAGCTCTCGCATCTCAAGCCCGACCTCGGCGTCATCAAGGACATCGTCCGACTCGGCGTCCCCACCGCGCTCGAACAGTCCGCCAGCGCATTCGCCATGGTCACGCTGACCGCGATGATCGTCCTGTTCGCCCCGCCGGTCGTCGCCGCCTACGGCCTCGGCAACCGAATCGCCTCGCTCATCTTCCTCCCCGCGATGGGCCTCGGCCGCGCCACCAACACCATGGTCGGGCAGAACCTCGGGGCCGGCAACGCCGAACGGGCCGAACGTGCCGTCCACCTCGCGGCCGCCGCAGCCGCCGGCATCCTCCTCGTCGTCGCCGTGGTGGTGTACGCCTTCCCCGACCCGCTCGCCGAGGCGTTCGTCAACGAGAACATCGAGAACGCACAGGCGACCATCGACTTCAGCTCCGAGTACATCCGCATCCGCGCCTTCGAGTTCGCCTTCATCGGGCTCCTCCAGGTCGTCCTCGGGGCCTACCGCGGCGCTGGCAACACCAAGACCGCGCTCGCGTTCTCCCTCGTCGCGCTCTGGATCGGCCGCGTCGCCACCGTCGGCGTCCTCGCGTTCGACCCCATCCCCCTCGTCGGCACCATCCCCTTCACCACGTTCACCGGCTACGGCCTCGGCCCACGCGGCTTCTGGATCGGCATGGCGCTCGGCAACATCGTCGGCGGTATCGCCGCCGCCCTCTGGTTCACCCGCGGAACCTGGAAGGACGCCTACATCGACGAGGCCCCCCGGGGTGCGCCCGCCGGCGGCGAGGAGTGA
- a CDS encoding DUF429 domain-containing protein, whose protein sequence is MAKYVGLDWASKGWFGVILRDDGSWETDLFPSIWSVWKYHSDASNILVDVPIGLPSEGKRTCDVKAKEKLSRQQRSVFYTPVREAVYEQNIDEAKATNEKQAGFSIQNQAWGIVPRIREVDEFLDSYPGARDRLHETHPEVCFYSLNGQTPLDSSKKTGEGFRQRKSLLVDDSPEAMEIIEASTRRYTTPDYAPMVGGVDDILDALVAAVTARRPPDERLTLPDAPPTDERGLPMKMVYPSNTRQTRLSSLNAHS, encoded by the coding sequence ATGGCGAAGTACGTCGGTCTCGACTGGGCCTCGAAGGGATGGTTCGGCGTGATCCTGCGTGACGACGGGAGCTGGGAGACCGACCTGTTTCCATCCATCTGGAGCGTCTGGAAGTACCACAGCGACGCCTCGAACATCCTCGTCGACGTCCCCATCGGGCTCCCCAGCGAGGGGAAACGGACCTGTGATGTGAAAGCGAAGGAGAAGCTATCCCGACAACAGCGGAGTGTGTTCTACACACCCGTCCGGGAGGCAGTGTACGAGCAGAACATCGACGAGGCGAAGGCGACGAACGAGAAGCAGGCTGGGTTCAGCATCCAGAACCAGGCGTGGGGCATCGTGCCACGTATCAGGGAGGTCGACGAGTTCCTCGACTCGTATCCCGGTGCCCGCGACCGATTGCACGAAACCCATCCCGAGGTCTGCTTCTACTCCCTCAACGGACAGACCCCGCTCGACAGTTCCAAGAAGACCGGCGAGGGATTTCGACAGCGCAAGTCGCTTCTCGTCGACGATAGCCCCGAGGCGATGGAGATAATCGAAGCGTCCACCCGGAGGTACACCACCCCCGACTACGCCCCGATGGTGGGCGGTGTGGACGACATCCTCGACGCACTGGTCGCGGCAGTGACGGCGCGACGGCCACCCGACGAGCGTCTGACCCTCCCGGACGCACCGCCGACCGACGAGCGCGGGTTACCGATGAAGATGGTCTACCCCTCCAACACCAGGCAGACCCGGCTGTCGAGTTTGAACGCACACAGCTGA
- a CDS encoding HpcH/HpaI aldolase family protein, with the protein MDRLERFERLRQRFHDGDPVRGGWVSIPHGEAAELTARHDYDFVVADMEHAPTDVGDLSDLVRGIDAAPGETVPLVRVPSNDEVVIKRALDTGVGGLMVPRIDTVADAEAVVAASTYPPEGIRGTAGTRASGFGADLPEYLDGADDALTRIVQVETLSAVENAADIAAVEGIDALFVGPADLSVALSVPLDYEAEAFEAAVSEVVAAAESAGVPVGVFATDPDRFGTWSNMGFEFGIMGYDAGFLRAGNERLLAAYDENWG; encoded by the coding sequence ATGGACAGGCTGGAACGATTCGAACGCTTGCGACAGCGATTCCACGACGGCGACCCGGTCAGAGGCGGCTGGGTCTCCATCCCGCACGGCGAAGCCGCGGAACTCACGGCCAGACACGACTACGACTTCGTGGTCGCGGACATGGAGCACGCGCCGACCGACGTGGGCGACCTGAGCGACCTCGTCAGGGGCATCGACGCCGCGCCGGGCGAGACCGTCCCGCTGGTCCGGGTGCCGAGCAACGACGAGGTGGTCATCAAGCGGGCGCTCGACACGGGCGTCGGCGGGCTGATGGTGCCGAGAATCGACACCGTCGCGGACGCCGAGGCGGTCGTCGCGGCATCGACGTACCCACCGGAGGGGATCCGTGGGACGGCCGGGACCCGGGCGTCCGGCTTCGGGGCGGACCTGCCCGAGTACCTGGACGGGGCGGACGACGCGCTCACGAGGATCGTGCAGGTCGAGACACTGTCGGCGGTCGAGAACGCCGCCGACATCGCCGCCGTCGAGGGTATCGACGCGCTGTTCGTCGGACCGGCGGACCTCTCGGTGGCGCTTTCCGTGCCACTCGACTACGAGGCGGAGGCGTTCGAGGCAGCCGTTTCGGAGGTCGTCGCGGCGGCCGAGTCGGCGGGCGTGCCGGTGGGCGTGTTCGCCACCGACCCGGACCGGTTCGGGACCTGGTCGAACATGGGGTTCGAATTCGGTATCATGGGCTACGACGCGGGCTTCCTGCGGGCGGGGAACGAGCGGCTGTTGGCGGCGTACGACGAGAACTGGGGCTGA
- a CDS encoding MATE family efflux transporter, which translates to MYRPPNPVQFCILWIGLALARVGLVSREHVRRTTDLAWPRIVTGLARMSKSAVDVAMVGVAVGRTAIAGVGFASPYWGVAFSLGGGFAAGTIALVSQRFGGEAFDELGDAIRASALLVVVVTVPVAAVFWSVPYELVDLLSSEARPVELGGAYLKILALGVPFAGLNLVGSRIYIGLDDAWTPMVLRAGGAAANIALNAVLIFGLDLGVEGAAWGTVLSNALITCVFAVALTAGRLPLLGTLPVQVSPTGSYAVLADLRDLVRIGLPVVGRNLVWTVAKFPMLAIVGLFGSTVVAAYVISRRIWGLMNTPGWGFGLASSSLVGQALGAGDEAEAESYARDIIAFSVATYAVAAVIVAIFAEPIVTAFVGDPGDTAVPVARGLVYAACVAVIAGGVKAATAGPLDASGDTRWPFYSQAIGMFGVAIPLAYLGATTPLGIYGLYLSFLAETTVPAAINYWRFSTGKWKSISREYRPDAPVADD; encoded by the coding sequence GTGTACCGTCCGCCGAACCCCGTCCAGTTCTGCATCCTCTGGATCGGGCTCGCGCTGGCCCGCGTCGGCCTGGTCTCCCGGGAGCACGTGCGCCGGACGACGGACCTCGCGTGGCCGCGCATCGTCACGGGGCTCGCGCGGATGTCGAAGAGCGCCGTCGACGTGGCGATGGTCGGCGTCGCCGTCGGGCGCACGGCCATCGCCGGCGTCGGCTTCGCCTCGCCGTACTGGGGCGTCGCCTTCTCGCTCGGCGGGGGGTTCGCTGCGGGCACCATCGCCCTCGTCTCCCAGCGCTTCGGCGGGGAGGCCTTCGACGAACTCGGCGACGCCATCCGGGCGAGTGCGCTCCTCGTCGTCGTCGTCACGGTTCCCGTCGCCGCTGTGTTCTGGTCGGTTCCGTACGAACTCGTCGACCTGCTGTCGAGCGAGGCCCGACCGGTCGAACTCGGCGGGGCGTACCTCAAGATACTCGCCCTCGGCGTCCCGTTCGCCGGCCTGAACCTCGTCGGCAGCCGCATCTACATCGGACTCGACGACGCCTGGACGCCGATGGTCCTCCGGGCGGGCGGCGCTGCCGCGAACATCGCCCTCAACGCGGTGCTCATCTTCGGGCTCGACCTCGGCGTCGAGGGCGCGGCGTGGGGCACCGTGCTCTCGAACGCGCTCATCACCTGCGTGTTCGCCGTCGCGCTGACCGCCGGGCGGCTCCCCCTCCTCGGCACGCTCCCGGTGCAGGTCTCGCCCACGGGCTCCTACGCGGTCCTCGCCGACCTCCGCGACCTCGTCCGCATCGGCCTCCCCGTCGTCGGGCGCAACCTCGTCTGGACCGTCGCGAAGTTCCCCATGCTCGCCATCGTCGGCCTGTTCGGCTCGACCGTCGTCGCCGCGTACGTCATCAGCCGCCGCATCTGGGGCCTGATGAACACGCCAGGCTGGGGCTTCGGGCTCGCCTCCAGCAGCCTCGTCGGGCAGGCGCTCGGCGCGGGCGACGAGGCCGAAGCCGAGTCCTACGCCCGGGACATCATCGCCTTCTCCGTCGCCACCTACGCCGTCGCCGCCGTCATCGTCGCCATCTTCGCCGAACCCATCGTCACCGCGTTCGTCGGCGACCCCGGTGACACCGCCGTCCCCGTCGCCCGGGGCCTCGTCTACGCCGCCTGCGTCGCCGTCATCGCCGGCGGCGTCAAGGCCGCAACCGCCGGCCCGCTCGACGCCAGCGGCGACACCCGCTGGCCGTTCTACAGCCAGGCCATCGGGATGTTCGGCGTCGCCATCCCGCTCGCGTACCTCGGCGCGACCACGCCGCTCGGAATCTACGGGCTCTACCTCTCGTTCCTCGCGGAGACCACCGTCCCCGCCGCCATCAACTACTGGCGGTTCTCGACGGGCAAGTGGAAGTCCATCAGCCGGGAGTACCGGCCCGACGCACCCGTCGCCGACGATTGA
- a CDS encoding helix-turn-helix domain-containing protein, which translates to MFVQFTLDSPLLDRAVSAVPDISLDIEKLDSSPTVPLRVVFWARSESFDEFEDALALDSTVEEYTVLATEHSKRLYSVVVPEHVPCVELYARSVDLHGVVIGASCNSAGWTMEMLFPDRDAFSSFRHACEEADLSVTVGSIHSGQVDRTTADADLTPPQREILSRAVEVGYFDIPRETTLRGLGDEVGVSGQAASERLRRGMETLVRESLTDHLDHEE; encoded by the coding sequence ATGTTCGTCCAATTCACTCTCGACTCTCCACTCCTCGACCGAGCCGTCTCTGCCGTCCCCGACATCAGTCTCGACATCGAGAAGCTCGACTCCTCGCCGACCGTTCCGTTGCGCGTCGTCTTCTGGGCGCGAAGCGAATCGTTCGACGAGTTCGAAGACGCGCTGGCGCTCGACTCGACCGTCGAGGAGTACACCGTCCTCGCGACCGAGCACTCCAAACGACTCTACAGCGTCGTCGTCCCCGAGCACGTCCCCTGTGTCGAGCTGTACGCCCGCTCGGTCGACCTCCACGGCGTCGTCATCGGTGCCAGCTGCAACAGCGCCGGCTGGACGATGGAGATGCTGTTCCCCGACCGCGATGCGTTCAGTTCGTTCCGGCACGCCTGCGAGGAGGCGGACCTCTCCGTGACCGTCGGGTCCATCCACAGCGGGCAGGTCGACCGGACGACCGCCGACGCCGACCTCACGCCACCCCAGCGCGAGATCCTCTCCCGGGCTGTCGAGGTCGGCTACTTCGACATCCCCCGGGAGACGACGCTCCGTGGCCTCGGCGACGAGGTCGGCGTCTCCGGCCAGGCCGCATCCGAGCGCCTGCGCCGCGGCATGGAGACCCTCGTCCGCGAGTCGCTCACCGACCACCTCGACCACGAGGAGTAG
- a CDS encoding CHY zinc finger protein, whose protein sequence is MRRIDDRHVFGVAVDAETRCAHYDAEYDVLALRFGCCGRFFPCFECHDAVADHAREPWPRDRFDEVAALCGRCGAGLTASESLDAPETCPACGGAFNPGCAAHHGLYFEGE, encoded by the coding sequence GTGCGCCGAATCGACGACCGCCACGTCTTCGGCGTCGCCGTCGACGCCGAGACGCGCTGTGCCCACTACGACGCCGAGTACGACGTGCTGGCGCTCCGGTTCGGCTGCTGCGGACGCTTCTTCCCGTGCTTCGAGTGCCACGACGCCGTCGCCGACCACGCCCGCGAGCCGTGGCCTCGTGACCGGTTCGACGAGGTGGCGGCGCTCTGTGGGCGATGCGGTGCGGGCCTGACCGCGAGCGAGTCCCTCGATGCACCCGAGACGTGTCCGGCCTGCGGTGGCGCGTTCAACCCCGGCTGTGCGGCCCACCACGGCCTGTACTTCGAGGGGGAGTAG
- a CDS encoding deoxyuridine 5'-triphosphate nucleotidohydrolase, translating into MYRSGQFVAEHVSPTADDQVQPNGVDLTVEAVFEQREPGRIRREGKEIGDRQELESEQYTDEGTPTYYLEAGTYVARYGERIAIPSGHVGFVYPRSSLMRNSCMLNTAVWDAGYEGRGEGLLQVHHDVEIAEGARIAQLVLAEAEHVEEYDGSYQGENL; encoded by the coding sequence ATGTACCGTTCCGGGCAGTTCGTCGCGGAGCACGTGTCGCCGACGGCCGACGACCAGGTCCAGCCGAACGGCGTCGACCTCACCGTCGAGGCCGTGTTCGAGCAGCGGGAGCCGGGTCGCATCCGGCGCGAGGGCAAGGAGATCGGGGACCGGCAGGAGCTCGAATCCGAGCAGTACACCGACGAGGGCACGCCGACGTACTACCTCGAGGCCGGGACCTACGTCGCCCGCTACGGCGAGCGCATCGCCATCCCGTCGGGCCACGTCGGCTTCGTCTACCCGCGCTCGTCGCTGATGCGCAACTCCTGCATGCTGAACACGGCGGTCTGGGACGCCGGCTACGAGGGCCGTGGCGAGGGACTGCTGCAGGTCCACCACGACGTCGAGATAGCCGAGGGCGCACGCATCGCCCAGCTGGTGCTCGCCGAGGCAGAACACGTCGAGGAGTACGACGGCAGCTATCAGGGCGAGAACCTGTAG
- a CDS encoding aconitate hydratase, with translation MGQTLTEKILDDHLVEGELETGEEIGIEIDQVLTQDTTGTMVWLQFEAMGLDEVQTEIAAQYCDHQTYQFDFKNTDDHRFLRSAAGTYGAHFSRPGNGICHNVHKENFAAPGKTMLGSDSHTPTPGGLGELAIGAGGIDVTVAMGGAPYYIEMPEVVNVRLEGELPEWATAKDVILEMLRRLSVKGGVGKVLEYTGPGAETLSVPERTTITNMGTELGATSSIFPTDEKTRDYLARQGREDDFVEVGPDEDAEYADEIVVDLSDLEPLIAEPSMPDNVVPVREVEGVEVSQVMIGSCTNGGYEDILPAAKMVEGREINKKTEMIVAPGSKQASEMLARDGWVAEMMAAGVNFSEATCGACIGIGHVPASDSVSLRTFNRNFEGRSGIDDDSVYLCSPEVAAAAALKGEIIDPRDLADELGDLEDPGFELPDEYDGSKADLIAPDEAVDDELVKGPNIKDVPLKDELDAELSGENLLKMEDNITTDHITPANADALMYRSNIPEYAKFTLTRIDETFPERAEAADGGVLVAGENYGQGSSREHAAMCPMYLGIDAVFAQSFARIHKANLFNFGIVPFIIDEDTYAKIDQGDELTVVDDIRGGVESGEEEFTVSVNGDWEFTATLDASERERDMLAVGGKLPWTKQRAQDGSGAAPADD, from the coding sequence ATGGGACAAACGCTTACAGAGAAGATTCTCGATGACCACCTCGTCGAGGGGGAACTCGAAACAGGCGAGGAGATCGGTATCGAGATCGATCAGGTCCTCACCCAGGACACGACGGGAACGATGGTCTGGCTGCAGTTCGAGGCGATGGGTCTGGACGAGGTCCAGACGGAGATCGCCGCACAGTACTGCGACCACCAGACCTACCAGTTCGACTTCAAGAACACTGACGACCACCGCTTCCTGCGGTCGGCCGCCGGCACCTACGGGGCACACTTCTCTCGCCCCGGCAACGGTATCTGCCACAACGTCCACAAGGAGAACTTCGCCGCGCCCGGCAAGACGATGCTCGGGTCGGACTCGCACACGCCGACGCCAGGCGGGCTCGGCGAGCTCGCCATCGGCGCGGGTGGTATCGACGTCACCGTCGCGATGGGCGGTGCGCCGTACTACATCGAGATGCCCGAGGTCGTCAACGTACGCCTCGAGGGCGAGCTCCCCGAGTGGGCCACCGCGAAGGACGTCATCCTCGAGATGCTCCGCCGTCTCTCCGTGAAAGGCGGCGTCGGCAAGGTGCTCGAGTACACCGGCCCGGGAGCCGAGACCCTCTCCGTGCCCGAGCGGACCACCATCACCAACATGGGTACCGAGCTCGGCGCGACCTCCTCCATCTTCCCGACCGACGAGAAGACGAGGGACTACCTCGCCCGCCAGGGCCGCGAGGACGACTTCGTCGAGGTCGGCCCCGACGAGGACGCCGAGTACGCCGACGAGATCGTCGTCGACCTCTCCGACCTCGAACCCCTCATCGCCGAGCCGTCCATGCCCGACAACGTCGTCCCCGTCCGCGAGGTCGAGGGCGTCGAGGTCAGCCAGGTCATGATCGGCTCCTGTACGAACGGCGGCTACGAGGACATCCTCCCGGCCGCGAAGATGGTCGAGGGCCGCGAGATCAACAAGAAGACCGAGATGATCGTCGCGCCCGGCAGCAAGCAGGCCTCCGAGATGCTCGCTCGCGACGGCTGGGTCGCCGAGATGATGGCCGCTGGCGTCAACTTCTCCGAGGCGACGTGTGGTGCCTGTATCGGCATCGGCCACGTCCCCGCCAGCGACTCCGTCTCGCTGCGCACCTTCAACCGCAACTTCGAGGGCCGCTCCGGTATCGACGACGACTCCGTCTACCTCTGCTCCCCGGAGGTCGCCGCCGCAGCCGCGCTCAAGGGCGAGATCATCGACCCGCGCGACCTCGCCGACGAGCTCGGCGACCTCGAGGACCCCGGCTTCGAGCTCCCCGACGAGTACGACGGCTCCAAGGCCGACCTCATCGCACCCGACGAGGCTGTCGACGACGAGCTCGTCAAGGGCCCGAACATCAAGGACGTCCCGCTGAAGGACGAGCTCGACGCCGAGCTCTCCGGTGAGAACCTCCTCAAGATGGAGGACAACATCACGACCGACCACATCACGCCCGCGAACGCGGACGCCCTGATGTACCGGTCGAACATCCCGGAGTACGCGAAGTTCACCCTGACCCGGATCGACGAGACGTTCCCCGAGCGCGCCGAGGCCGCCGACGGTGGCGTCCTCGTCGCCGGCGAGAACTACGGCCAGGGTTCCTCGCGTGAGCACGCCGCGATGTGTCCGATGTACCTCGGCATCGACGCCGTCTTCGCACAGAGCTTCGCCCGCATCCACAAGGCGAACCTGTTCAACTTCGGCATCGTCCCGTTCATCATCGACGAGGACACCTACGCGAAGATCGACCAGGGCGACGAGCTCACGGTCGTCGACGACATCCGTGGCGGCGTCGAGTCCGGCGAGGAGGAGTTCACGGTCAGCGTGAACGGCGACTGGGAGTTCACCGCGACGCTCGACGCCTCCGAGCGCGAGCGCGACATGCTCGCGGTCGGCGGCAAGCTCCCGTGGACGAAGCAGCGCGCGCAGGACGGCTCCGGCGCAGCTCCCGCGGACGACTGA
- a CDS encoding HPP family protein encodes MDSLKHGLAGLLLAIPAAVAWMSGAAFVFPSLGPTAFVLTGGDDPGPRRVVGGHVVGAVAGLLAHRAVAAGIVVQTEAAPFAPAQARIAIAGVLAVAATAVGMRATGTVHPPACATTLIVSLGLLASVLDVAVIVLGVCLLYTTFRAGTHVIDNRAGRTPRS; translated from the coding sequence ATGGACTCCCTGAAGCACGGGCTGGCAGGGCTGCTGCTCGCGATTCCGGCCGCCGTCGCCTGGATGTCGGGGGCGGCGTTCGTCTTCCCGAGCCTCGGGCCGACGGCGTTCGTCCTCACCGGCGGCGACGACCCCGGCCCGCGGCGCGTCGTCGGTGGCCACGTCGTCGGTGCGGTGGCGGGGCTGCTCGCCCACCGGGCCGTCGCCGCGGGCATCGTCGTCCAGACCGAGGCCGCTCCGTTCGCGCCCGCACAGGCCCGCATCGCCATCGCGGGCGTGCTCGCCGTCGCCGCGACGGCGGTCGGGATGCGCGCGACCGGGACGGTCCACCCGCCGGCGTGTGCGACCACGCTCATCGTCTCGCTCGGCCTGCTCGCGAGCGTCCTCGACGTGGCCGTCATCGTCCTCGGCGTCTGTCTCCTGTACACAACGTTCCGGGCGGGCACCCACGTGATTGATAATCGCGCCGGCCGTACTCCCCGGTCGTGA
- the rimI gene encoding ribosomal protein S18-alanine N-acetyltransferase, translating to MTTVTRDAADDDLHIRQAEHADLLAVFRIEKAVFPQPWPFDAFQRFLDEPGFLVATEDGKVTGYVVADTIPNHGRALGHVKDLAVHETRRGEGIGRRLLARALATLATRDASSVKLEVRVGNEPARSLYEDFGFEALRRVPRYYDDGEDALVMVRDL from the coding sequence GTGACGACCGTCACACGGGACGCGGCCGACGACGACCTCCACATCCGGCAGGCCGAGCACGCGGACCTGCTCGCCGTCTTCCGCATCGAGAAGGCCGTCTTCCCGCAGCCGTGGCCGTTCGACGCCTTCCAGCGGTTCCTCGACGAGCCGGGCTTCCTCGTCGCCACGGAGGACGGGAAGGTCACTGGCTACGTCGTCGCCGACACCATCCCGAACCACGGCCGCGCGCTCGGCCACGTCAAGGACCTCGCGGTCCACGAGACCCGTCGCGGGGAGGGCATCGGCCGCCGGCTGCTCGCCCGCGCGCTCGCCACCCTCGCGACCCGGGACGCCAGCTCCGTCAAACTGGAGGTCCGCGTCGGCAACGAGCCCGCGCGCTCGCTCTACGAGGACTTCGGCTTCGAGGCGCTCCGGCGGGTGCCCCGGTACTACGACGACGGCGAGGACGCACTCGTGATGGTCCGGGACCTCTGA
- a CDS encoding DUF5810 domain-containing protein, protein MGYECPICSVPHADAEHLANHLAFTAMLHGDEHEDWLAEHAPEWESANPEALGPVVAEAVPETEFDQVFEDTTDGHDHTSYEDAVAEGVRGGNQSPATGEHEAVLQEARELTRQMHADSETDPEHEETDEASDTESE, encoded by the coding sequence ATGGGATACGAGTGTCCGATCTGTTCGGTGCCGCACGCGGACGCCGAGCACCTGGCGAACCATCTCGCGTTCACCGCGATGCTCCACGGCGACGAGCACGAGGACTGGCTCGCGGAGCACGCGCCCGAGTGGGAGTCCGCGAACCCGGAGGCGCTCGGACCGGTCGTCGCCGAGGCGGTTCCGGAGACGGAGTTCGACCAGGTGTTCGAGGACACGACCGACGGACACGACCACACCAGCTACGAGGACGCCGTCGCCGAGGGTGTCCGCGGCGGCAACCAGTCCCCGGCCACTGGCGAACACGAGGCGGTGCTGCAGGAGGCCCGCGAGCTGACGCGGCAGATGCACGCGGACAGCGAGACGGACCCGGAACACGAGGAGACGGACGAGGCGTCCGACACCGAAAGCGAGTAA
- a CDS encoding DUF5809 family protein translates to MHTVGEIRPETEAAAREVFEGVGPTAQLVVKEVAKSMRFDREEYSERVDADVVETARDVLFAAELAVHVGTREEYEEWADDFDGEVHETGSEQVPNVAWHVAPFADEAVAATFADEEDAAVDTLRRQALGRIYRERL, encoded by the coding sequence ATGCACACCGTCGGAGAGATACGTCCCGAGACCGAGGCGGCCGCCCGCGAGGTGTTCGAGGGCGTCGGGCCGACCGCACAGCTCGTCGTCAAGGAGGTCGCGAAGTCGATGCGCTTCGACCGCGAGGAGTACAGCGAGCGCGTGGACGCGGACGTCGTCGAGACCGCCCGCGACGTGCTCTTCGCGGCCGAGCTCGCGGTCCACGTCGGCACTCGCGAGGAGTACGAGGAATGGGCCGACGACTTCGACGGCGAGGTCCACGAGACGGGGAGCGAGCAGGTTCCCAACGTCGCCTGGCACGTGGCACCCTTTGCCGACGAGGCGGTCGCCGCCACGTTCGCCGACGAGGAGGACGCAGCCGTCGACACGCTTCGCCGGCAGGCGCTCGGACGCATCTATCGCGAGCGCCTGTGA
- a CDS encoding NUDIX hydrolase yields MSDPDEWTLQESVAEYETGWYTGGYDLLTQPDGSEKRYYWAELPDAVVVVAVVDDKVLFVEQYRPAIRETHLELPAGIVEDGESFTTAGARELREETGFDPAGVSLLQEFWCSTGVLRHRRGIVFAEGLEPAERELDSNEFLTVRTVPVDEALDRARAQPTNDATVEGVLLAKEEGLL; encoded by the coding sequence ATGAGTGATCCCGACGAGTGGACGCTGCAGGAGTCCGTCGCAGAGTACGAGACCGGCTGGTACACCGGTGGCTACGACCTCCTGACACAACCCGACGGGAGCGAGAAGCGCTACTACTGGGCCGAACTGCCTGACGCCGTCGTCGTCGTCGCCGTGGTGGACGACAAGGTGCTGTTCGTCGAGCAGTACCGGCCGGCCATCCGCGAGACGCACCTCGAACTCCCGGCTGGTATCGTCGAGGACGGCGAGTCGTTCACCACGGCCGGGGCGCGGGAGCTGCGGGAGGAGACCGGGTTCGACCCGGCGGGCGTGTCGCTGCTCCAGGAGTTCTGGTGCTCGACGGGCGTCCTCCGGCACCGCCGCGGCATCGTCTTCGCGGAGGGGCTGGAGCCTGCCGAGCGCGAGCTCGACAGCAACGAGTTCCTGACGGTGCGTACCGTCCCGGTCGACGAGGCGCTCGACCGGGCGCGAGCACAGCCGACCAACGACGCGACCGTCGAGGGCGTGCTGCTCGCGAAGGAGGAGGGCCTGCTGTAG